The Anser cygnoides isolate HZ-2024a breed goose chromosome 19, Taihu_goose_T2T_genome, whole genome shotgun sequence genome contains a region encoding:
- the PCTP gene encoding phosphatidylcholine transfer protein isoform X1, whose amino-acid sequence MDLDFRKQWDQYVKELYEKTYDGEKIIYWEVKYPFPLSNRDYVYIRECQEMDFDGRKIWVVLAQSVSVPQCPEKPGIIRVKSYKQSLAIESDGKTGSKVYMYYFDNPGGMIPSWLVNWAAKSGVPAFLKDMQKACRNYSKRT is encoded by the exons AACTGTATGAGAAAACTTACGATGGTGAAAAAATAATCTACTGGGAAGTGAAGTACCCTTTTCCTCTCTCAAACAGAGAT TATGTCTATATTCGTGAATGTCAAGAGATGGATTTTGATGGGCGGAAGATCTGGGTTGTGTTAGCTCAAAGTGTGTCTGTTCCTCAGTGCCCTGAAAAGCCTGGTATTATCAGAGTTAAAAGTTATAAACAAAGTCTGGCAATTGAAAGTGATGGCAAGACCGGATCTAAAG TCTATATGTACTATTTTGATAATCCTGGTGGCATGATTCCATCGTGGCTGGTCAATTGGGCTGCCAAG AGTGGCGTGCCTGCTTTCTTGAAGGATATGCAAAAAGCTTGCCGTAATTATTCTAAGAGAACTTAA